A single window of Helicobacter pylori DNA harbors:
- a CDS encoding ABC transporter permease, giving the protein MNFFKILLMELRAIVSHKGVLLILIGAPLIYGLLYPLPYLKDIVTQQKIALVDEDNSFLSKRLAFMAQSSNELEIAFFSPSMLEAKKLLKEEKIYGILHIPSHFEANIHKQVPVTIDFYANSNYFLIYGALANAVVESINALNDEIRFKRNAQIEEAELGTDGIKIRPIALYNPSEGYLNYALSSVFIFILHQVMLIASSMFTSSRRLELVLLDKKQIALRLCARLLVFMGAFSVFVLWYFGALFSFYGIERHGSALIVFLNSLIFMLAALSLGSFLGAWIKNEAHTTQIVLISSLPLIFMMGFVWPFESLPSYLQVFVQIVPAYHGISLLGRLNQMHAEFIDVSIHFYALIAIFIVSFIGCVFKLSSLKKACENA; this is encoded by the coding sequence ATGAATTTTTTTAAAATCCTTTTAATGGAATTAAGGGCTATTGTTTCTCATAAGGGCGTTTTGTTAATCCTTATAGGCGCTCCTTTAATCTATGGCTTATTATACCCTTTGCCTTATTTAAAAGACATCGTAACGCAGCAAAAAATCGCCCTTGTAGATGAAGACAATTCCTTTCTTTCCAAGCGATTAGCCTTCATGGCGCAAAGCTCCAACGAGTTAGAAATCGCTTTTTTTAGCCCCTCTATGCTGGAAGCCAAAAAGCTTTTAAAAGAAGAAAAAATTTATGGGATCTTGCATATCCCTTCGCATTTTGAAGCCAATATCCACAAGCAAGTGCCTGTAACGATAGATTTTTATGCGAATTCCAATTACTTTTTGATTTATGGCGCGTTAGCGAATGCGGTGGTGGAGAGCATCAACGCTTTAAACGATGAAATAAGGTTCAAACGCAACGCCCAAATAGAAGAAGCTGAATTGGGGACAGACGGGATCAAAATCAGGCCTATCGCTTTGTATAACCCTAGTGAGGGGTATTTGAATTACGCGCTCTCTAGCGTGTTTATTTTCATCTTACACCAGGTGATGCTCATTGCAAGCAGCATGTTTACTAGCTCCAGGCGTTTGGAATTAGTCCTTTTAGACAAGAAACAAATCGCTTTAAGGCTGTGCGCAAGACTCTTGGTGTTCATGGGGGCGTTTAGCGTTTTTGTTTTATGGTATTTTGGGGCGCTGTTTTCTTTTTATGGGATCGAACGGCATGGAAGCGCTTTAATAGTGTTTTTGAACAGCTTGATTTTCATGCTTGCGGCCTTGAGTTTGGGGTCGTTTTTAGGGGCATGGATTAAAAATGAAGCCCACACCACTCAAATCGTTTTGATTTCTTCTTTGCCCTTGATTTTTATGATGGGTTTTGTGTGGCCTTTTGAATCCTTGCCCTCTTATTTACAGGTTTTTGTTCAAATAGTGCCTGCTTATCATGGGATCAGTTTGCTCGGGCGGTTGAATCAAATGCATGCGGAATTTATAGATGTTTCTATCCATTTTTACGCGCTTATTGCGATTTTTATCGTGAGTTTTATAGGGTGCGTGTTCAAACTCAGCTCTTTAAAGAAAGCTTGTGAAAACGCTTAA
- a CDS encoding YigZ family protein yields MKTLKNLITSKHQTKASRFLGYLMPFDDFEKTLLQLKKEHFKAAHFVTAFRYSLEGKITEGFSDDGEPKGSSGMPVLSVLRRKDLINIGLVSVRYFGGTLLGVGGLMKAYATSALLCVENAQRENALKDFVELETLSAHYSYKELDALQREIKKFSLQLSKKNFSSQSVEVEISGEKENLQAFLQQNKIN; encoded by the coding sequence GTGAAAACGCTTAAAAACCTCATCACCTCCAAGCACCAGACTAAAGCGTCTCGTTTTTTAGGGTATCTTATGCCTTTTGATGATTTTGAAAAAACCCTTTTGCAATTGAAAAAAGAGCATTTTAAAGCCGCGCATTTTGTAACGGCGTTCCGCTATTCTTTAGAGGGCAAAATCACGGAGGGTTTTAGCGATGATGGCGAGCCTAAAGGGAGTTCAGGGATGCCTGTGCTTAGCGTTTTAAGGCGAAAGGATTTGATCAATATAGGATTAGTGAGCGTGCGTTATTTTGGAGGCACGCTTTTAGGGGTTGGGGGCTTGATGAAAGCTTATGCCACTAGCGCGTTATTGTGCGTAGAAAACGCTCAAAGAGAAAACGCTTTGAAGGATTTTGTGGAGTTGGAAACTTTAAGCGCTCATTATTCTTACAAAGAATTAGACGCTCTTCAGCGTGAAATTAAGAAATTTAGCTTACAATTAAGCAAAAAGAATTTTTCAAGTCAAAGCGTGGAAGTGGAAATCAGCGGCGAAAAAGAAAATTTGCAAGCGTTTTTACAACAAAATAAGATAAATTAG
- the hemJ gene encoding protoporphyrinogen oxidase HemJ: MGFLNGYFLWVKAFHVIAVISWMAALFYLPRLFVYHAENAHKKEFVGVVQIQEKKLYSFIASPAMGFTLITGILMLLIEPTLFKSGGWLHAKLALVVLLLAYHFYCKKCMRELEKDPTRRNARFYRVFNEAPTILMILIVILVVVKPF; encoded by the coding sequence ATGGGATTTTTGAATGGGTATTTTTTATGGGTTAAGGCTTTCCATGTGATAGCGGTCATTTCGTGGATGGCGGCGTTATTTTATTTGCCGCGCCTTTTTGTCTATCATGCAGAAAACGCGCATAAAAAAGAGTTTGTAGGAGTGGTTCAAATCCAAGAAAAAAAGCTTTATTCCTTTATCGCTTCGCCGGCTATGGGTTTCACGCTTATCACAGGGATTTTAATGCTGTTGATAGAGCCTACGCTCTTTAAAAGTGGGGGTTGGTTGCATGCTAAATTGGCTTTAGTGGTTTTACTTTTAGCCTATCATTTTTATTGCAAGAAATGCATGCGCGAGCTAGAAAAAGACCCTACAAGAAGAAACGCAAGGTTTTATCGTGTGTTTAATGAGGCGCCCACGATTTTAATGATCCTCATTGTGATTTTAGTGGTTGTCAAGCCTTTTTAA
- the ubiE gene encoding bifunctional demethylmenaquinone methyltransferase/2-methoxy-6-polyprenyl-1,4-benzoquinol methylase UbiE produces the protein MKKENRLKQEKIINMFDDIASSYDQANRLMSFGLDVKWRERACEHAFLFLENKKALRLVDVACGTGDMLVAWQKSALNCGIEFKECLGIDPSNNMLELAIKKCEELENKASFIQAQAKDLKGVENNSVDILSIAYGLRNIVERQEALKEFFRVLKPRGVLVILEFLKKDNPTWLDKISGFYTNKVLPLVGGAISKNYGAYSYLPQSIEGFLSLESLKFELKNAGFEILRTEDSIAQISTTMLVKKS, from the coding sequence ATGAAGAAAGAAAATCGCCTCAAGCAAGAAAAAATCATCAACATGTTTGATGATATAGCTAGCTCTTACGATCAAGCCAACCGCTTGATGAGTTTTGGCTTAGATGTTAAATGGCGAGAAAGGGCTTGCGAGCATGCGTTTTTGTTTTTGGAAAACAAGAAAGCGTTAAGGCTTGTGGATGTGGCATGCGGGACGGGGGATATGCTTGTGGCTTGGCAAAAAAGCGCTCTCAATTGTGGCATAGAGTTTAAGGAATGTTTGGGGATTGACCCCTCTAACAACATGCTTGAATTGGCTATTAAAAAATGTGAAGAGCTTGAAAACAAAGCTTCTTTCATTCAGGCTCAAGCCAAAGATTTAAAAGGCGTTGAAAACAACAGCGTGGATATCCTCTCCATTGCGTATGGCTTGCGTAATATCGTGGAAAGACAAGAAGCTTTAAAAGAGTTTTTTAGGGTGTTAAAGCCTAGGGGCGTTTTAGTGATTTTAGAATTTTTAAAAAAAGACAACCCCACATGGCTGGATAAAATCTCAGGGTTTTACACGAATAAGGTTTTGCCTTTAGTGGGAGGGGCTATCAGTAAGAATTATGGCGCTTATTCTTATTTACCGCAATCCATTGAGGGGTTTTTGAGTTTGGAGAGTTTGAAATTTGAATTAAAAAACGCAGGGTTTGAGATTTTGAGGACTGAAGATTCTATCGCTCAAATTTCAACGACCATGCTTGTTAAAAAAAGCTAA
- a CDS encoding exodeoxyribonuclease VII small subunit encodes MQDELFETEKAPQKNAKNAKNAPKKSFEEHVHSLEQAIDRLNDPNLSLKDGMDLYKVAMQELFLAQKLLENAYLEHEKLQTPDKKA; translated from the coding sequence ATGCAAGATGAATTATTTGAAACCGAAAAAGCCCCTCAAAAAAACGCTAAAAACGCTAAAAACGCCCCTAAAAAAAGCTTTGAAGAGCATGTTCATTCCCTAGAGCAAGCCATAGATCGCTTGAATGATCCTAATTTATCCTTAAAAGACGGGATGGATTTGTATAAAGTGGCCATGCAAGAATTATTTTTGGCTCAAAAGCTTTTAGAAAACGCTTATTTAGAGCATGAGAAACTCCAAACGCCAGACAAAAAGGCTTAA
- a CDS encoding carbon-nitrogen hydrolase family protein, protein MRVFALQLESFKETLMQSLFNSIPERSVIVLPEYVFNPFFHHNMGLDVNEINAQSARAMEFLSQKCEELDLIISAPVLLEEDSKVYKKIALISKENIQYYTQQRLIPYPHWDEESFFDNEKSDFKELLVFERDGLKIAPLFGFEAHFDEIWVQAKNQGVDVVLLSSVATFESNERWRLLCQMRAFCASCVVVRANRIGAYRQIIVEEDQKNEFLWKFYGDSFVALPNGAIEDSLEGKMGALSAQIDKNEIDEWAKLWHFRTIKEG, encoded by the coding sequence ATGCGAGTGTTTGCTTTACAGCTAGAGTCTTTTAAAGAAACCCTCATGCAATCCTTGTTCAACTCCATACCCGAGCGGAGCGTAATTGTGTTGCCTGAATACGTGTTCAACCCCTTTTTCCACCATAACATGGGATTGGATGTGAATGAAATTAACGCGCAGTCTGCACGAGCGATGGAGTTTTTGTCTCAAAAATGCGAAGAATTAGATTTGATCATTTCAGCCCCGGTGCTTTTAGAAGAAGATTCTAAAGTCTATAAAAAAATCGCCCTCATTTCTAAAGAAAATATCCAGTATTACACGCAACAACGCTTAATCCCCTATCCTCACTGGGATGAAGAGAGCTTTTTTGACAATGAGAAAAGCGATTTTAAAGAATTGCTTGTGTTTGAAAGAGACGGCTTAAAAATCGCCCCTTTGTTTGGCTTTGAAGCGCATTTTGATGAAATATGGGTTCAGGCTAAAAATCAGGGCGTGGATGTGGTGCTTTTAAGCAGCGTGGCCACTTTTGAATCCAATGAAAGGTGGCGGCTTTTGTGCCAGATGCGCGCTTTTTGTGCTTCTTGCGTGGTGGTTAGGGCTAATAGGATCGGAGCGTATCGCCAAATCATTGTAGAAGAAGATCAAAAAAACGAATTTTTGTGGAAATTTTATGGGGATAGTTTTGTGGCTTTGCCTAATGGCGCTATTGAAGATTCTTTAGAGGGTAAAATGGGGGCTTTGAGCGCTCAAATAGATAAAAATGAAATTGATGAATGGGCTAAATTGTGGCATTTTAGAACGATTAAAGAGGGTTGA
- the serS gene encoding serine--tRNA ligase, producing the protein MIDRKLLLQDFDKVALSLKKRNNAMDDGLERLCEVITRYKKQLIELESLQAFQNKVSKEFGIKMAQKADTSDLKKELENNKIKLNELSKSVGELEQQIDLKLSIIPNLVDEKTPLGANEEDNIEIKKILTPRVFTFKPKEHFELAQKNGWIDFESGVKLAKSRFSVIRGFGAKIYRALIHLMLDFNEKNGFEIIYTPALVNEKMLFGTGQLPKFKEDVFKIENENLYLIPTAEVTLTNLYNDTIISVENLPIKMTAHTPCFRSEAGSAGKDTRGMIRQHQFDKVELVAITHPKESDAMQECMLESASEILKALELPHRFVQLCSADLGFSASNTIDIEVWLPGQNCYREISSVSNTRDFQARRAKIRFKENQKNQLAHTLNGSSLAVGRTMVALMENHQQADGSIHIPKALEKYL; encoded by the coding sequence ATGATTGATAGAAAACTTTTATTGCAAGATTTTGACAAGGTGGCTCTTTCTTTAAAAAAGCGTAATAATGCGATGGATGATGGATTGGAGCGTTTGTGCGAAGTCATCACGCGTTATAAAAAGCAACTCATTGAATTAGAAAGCTTGCAAGCCTTTCAAAACAAGGTTTCTAAAGAATTTGGTATCAAAATGGCTCAAAAAGCGGATACAAGCGATCTCAAAAAAGAGCTAGAAAACAATAAAATCAAACTGAATGAGCTTTCCAAAAGCGTGGGCGAATTGGAGCAACAAATAGATTTAAAGCTTTCCATAATCCCCAATCTAGTGGATGAAAAAACCCCTTTAGGTGCGAATGAAGAAGACAATATAGAGATTAAAAAAATCTTAACCCCAAGGGTTTTCACTTTCAAACCCAAAGAGCATTTTGAACTCGCTCAAAAAAACGGCTGGATTGATTTTGAAAGCGGCGTGAAACTCGCTAAAAGCCGTTTTTCGGTCATTAGGGGTTTTGGGGCGAAAATTTATCGCGCACTCATTCATTTAATGTTGGATTTTAATGAAAAAAATGGCTTTGAAATCATCTACACGCCGGCGTTAGTGAATGAAAAAATGCTTTTTGGGACTGGGCAATTACCCAAATTCAAAGAAGATGTTTTTAAAATAGAAAATGAAAATTTGTATTTAATCCCCACCGCTGAAGTAACGCTCACTAATCTCTACAACGACACCATTATTAGCGTTGAAAATCTCCCCATTAAAATGACCGCGCACACGCCTTGTTTCAGGAGCGAAGCAGGGAGCGCGGGCAAGGACACAAGGGGGATGATAAGACAGCACCAATTTGATAAAGTAGAGCTTGTGGCTATCACGCACCCTAAAGAAAGCGATGCGATGCAAGAGTGCATGCTAGAGAGCGCGAGCGAAATTTTAAAGGCTTTGGAATTACCGCACCGGTTTGTGCAATTGTGCAGCGCGGATTTAGGCTTTAGCGCGAGCAACACGATAGATATTGAAGTGTGGTTGCCTGGGCAAAATTGCTACAGAGAAATCAGCTCCGTGTCTAACACGAGGGACTTTCAGGCTAGGCGAGCCAAAATCCGCTTCAAAGAAAATCAAAAAAACCAATTAGCGCACACCTTAAACGGCTCTTCTTTGGCGGTAGGCAGGACGATGGTCGCTTTAATGGAAAACCACCAGCAAGCGGATGGGAGCATCCATATTCCTAAGGCGTTAGAAAAATACCTTTAA
- a CDS encoding tetratricopeptide repeat protein produces MLNEEQNSLEEKGGENKNEKETPLKGIHSKIPSLKQALKQTLNKIKSSKEFFKQFLHNKKKLYIALGILLSLIALIVALSLLLGHKKENKQTSLQTNAATTNNETPNNTNNANNTEAEGQIENLDLPDLIGKDSLKRNDENQVDAIMKKASLLYEQGQKDEALHLFDKAASFSQGIASHNLGVIKFKEKDFNGALDLFDSSIASKENASVSAIDALVSAYHLQDEDLYYHYLKIVRDTLYKDYKKSFYSYAYALKSYYAGEYFEALSPLMHPNSNAFLKPNARLASKLFLMFKDETNAYKQLQKSANAQDELALGLLQARLGHYKQALEHLQHYLHNYPKDLNALMALELVSLKKGDILKASEALKLASHTKEDSALANSFYPIKPTINPVFLDKERAKERFWNTQYFEGKRDFIYRLLFYYAPFKVLDSKETLGVIEEGLFLLDSDAQKDLEGASLAFKRGRLMAIADKNALKGLKALENKRLKKALSFFDLSLKNSPNNALLHYNTGLIYAQLENYHKAYFHFLRAFHLNSADYLSAVFAILASHFTHEDTTEFLREITENFYSQDFSSPTQKALLSSLIAYLNYRTNWDMDWLKNAPKKLPFYYALEAVFAKESKDKKLMVQSFGNLKKMLPKDLISNIFYEIVSYYDASIRHTLSIYTLLDSRKISWDQTMQGPILGRHFYTYMGFMVNDLDHQERLLEQKIASLEEGEAPNDWLENLALVSLFQGQYEKAGALYQNLISELKDNEVRLKILAGLTYIAQSNYNNAALWLELGKLDDPNNENIRYALGLLYQRKGDLKSALNHFLAIKTSDFSSPYFDFEIDTNLLKERLNQEKEGEFLE; encoded by the coding sequence GTGCTGAATGAAGAGCAAAATTCATTAGAAGAAAAAGGGGGCGAAAACAAGAACGAAAAAGAAACCCCCCTAAAGGGCATTCATTCTAAAATCCCCTCTTTGAAGCAGGCTTTAAAGCAGACGCTCAATAAAATCAAAAGCTCTAAGGAGTTTTTTAAACAATTCTTACACAATAAAAAAAAGCTTTATATCGCGCTTGGAATATTGCTTTCACTCATCGCGCTCATTGTGGCTTTGAGTTTGTTGCTGGGGCATAAAAAAGAAAATAAACAAACTTCTTTACAAACTAATGCCGCTACCACTAATAACGAAACGCCTAATAACACCAACAACGCTAACAACACAGAAGCCGAGGGGCAAATAGAGAATTTAGACTTACCCGATTTAATCGGCAAGGATTCCCTCAAACGAAACGATGAAAATCAAGTGGATGCGATCATGAAAAAAGCGAGCCTTTTGTATGAGCAAGGGCAAAAAGATGAAGCCTTGCATTTGTTTGATAAAGCCGCTTCTTTTTCGCAAGGGATTGCGAGCCATAATTTAGGGGTGATCAAGTTTAAAGAAAAGGATTTTAACGGGGCGTTGGATTTGTTTGATTCCAGCATCGCTTCTAAAGAAAACGCGAGCGTGAGCGCGATTGATGCGTTAGTGAGCGCTTATCATTTGCAAGATGAGGATTTGTATTATCATTATCTAAAAATTGTAAGAGACACTTTGTATAAAGACTATAAAAAGTCTTTTTATTCCTACGCTTACGCGCTCAAATCCTATTACGCTGGGGAGTATTTTGAAGCGCTCTCGCCCTTAATGCACCCTAATTCCAACGCCTTTTTAAAGCCTAACGCGCGCTTAGCGTCTAAATTGTTTTTGATGTTTAAAGATGAAACGAACGCTTATAAGCAATTACAAAAAAGCGCAAACGCCCAAGATGAGCTTGCTTTAGGGCTTTTGCAGGCGCGTTTGGGCCATTACAAGCAGGCTTTGGAGCATTTGCAGCATTATTTGCACAACTACCCTAAAGATTTAAACGCTTTAATGGCTTTGGAATTGGTGAGTTTGAAAAAAGGCGACATCCTTAAAGCGAGCGAAGCCTTAAAATTAGCCAGCCACACTAAAGAAGATAGTGCGCTAGCCAACTCTTTTTACCCCATCAAGCCCACGATAAACCCTGTTTTTTTAGACAAAGAAAGAGCCAAAGAGCGTTTTTGGAACACGCAATATTTTGAAGGCAAAAGGGATTTTATCTACCGCTTGCTCTTTTATTACGCTCCTTTTAAGGTTTTAGACTCTAAAGAAACCTTAGGCGTGATTGAAGAGGGGCTGTTTCTTTTAGACTCTGATGCACAAAAGGATTTAGAGGGGGCAAGCCTTGCTTTTAAAAGGGGGCGTTTGATGGCGATAGCGGATAAAAACGCGCTCAAAGGGCTGAAAGCTTTAGAAAACAAGCGCTTAAAAAAAGCCCTTTCTTTTTTTGATTTGTCTTTAAAAAACAGCCCCAATAACGCGCTCCTCCATTATAATACGGGCTTGATTTATGCGCAATTGGAAAATTACCACAAAGCCTATTTCCATTTTTTAAGGGCTTTCCATTTGAATTCTGCGGATTATTTGAGCGCGGTTTTTGCAATTTTAGCCTCGCATTTCACCCACGAAGACACCACGGAGTTTTTAAGAGAAATCACCGAGAATTTTTATAGTCAGGATTTTTCTAGCCCCACGCAAAAAGCTTTACTCTCTTCGCTCATCGCTTATTTGAATTACCGCACGAATTGGGATATGGATTGGCTTAAAAACGCCCCTAAAAAACTCCCTTTTTATTACGCGCTAGAAGCGGTGTTCGCTAAAGAGAGTAAGGATAAAAAATTGATGGTGCAATCTTTTGGGAATTTGAAAAAAATGCTCCCTAAAGACCTCATCTCTAATATCTTTTATGAAATCGTTTCGTATTATGATGCGAGCATCCGGCACACTTTAAGCATTTACACCCTTTTAGATTCGCGTAAAATCAGTTGGGATCAAACCATGCAAGGGCCCATTTTAGGGCGTCATTTCTACACTTACATGGGATTTATGGTCAATGATTTAGACCATCAAGAAAGATTACTAGAGCAAAAAATCGCCAGTTTAGAAGAGGGCGAAGCCCCTAACGATTGGTTAGAAAATTTAGCGTTAGTGAGTTTGTTTCAGGGCCAGTATGAAAAAGCGGGCGCGTTGTATCAAAACTTAATTAGCGAGCTTAAGGATAATGAGGTGCGTTTAAAAATCCTAGCGGGTTTAACCTATATTGCGCAAAGTAATTACAATAACGCCGCTTTATGGCTAGAGCTTGGGAAATTAGACGATCCGAATAATGAAAATATCCGTTACGCTTTGGGGTTGTTGTATCAAAGAAAGGGGGACTTGAAATCAGCGCTAAACCATTTTTTAGCCATTAAAACCTCTGATTTTTCGTCGCCTTATTTTGATTTTGAAATTGACACTAACCTTTTAAAAGAGCGTTTGAACCAAGAAAAAGAAGGCGAGTTTTTAGAATAA
- the uvrD gene encoding DNA helicase UvrD, producing MGFEKSILDNLNGAQKIAACHIQGPLLILAGAGSGKTKTLTSRLAYLIGVCGVPSENTLTLTFTNKASKEMQERALKLLKNQALIPPLLCTFHRFGLLFLRQHMNLLKRACDFSVLDSDEVKTLCKQLKISNFRASISQIKNGMMDLSTQDSECYKAYELYQNALKKDNLVDFDDLLCLSLKVLQDNEKLAKEISERYHYIMVDEYQDTNALQLEFLKQLSCAHHNLCVVGDDDQSIYGFRGADISNILNFSKHFKGAKIVKLETNYRSSAEILACANSLISHNQHRHIKTLQSFKGSHKSVVCKEYLTQKEESLDVAYQIKALLKKGENLENIAILYRLNGLSRSIEESLNALNIPYRLIGAVSFYERAEVKDALAFMHVVAKKDDRFFIKRVLNKPPRGLGKITQEWIFSLLDEEGLNLEEALKLGAFKDKLNPKNEYALKKFTAMIGRLREAFEISVEEFCTQFLEETNLLKSYEKEDNYEEREGFVKELLSLVKEHFKTNPTHSLLDFLNESVLDVHNTENAQKVSCMSVHMSKGLEFKHVFVIGLEEGFFPHRGFNQESDLEEERRLAYVAITRAKEGLQLSYVKERSYFGRKTSCSPSVFLEEAQLLQQDRPPKQNHQKDTPIKVGDLIKHKIFGTGRVLGVEKGLSGLCLKINCGGNVYDKISEKFVEKVDNEF from the coding sequence ATGGGTTTTGAAAAAAGCATTTTAGACAATTTGAACGGAGCGCAAAAAATCGCTGCATGCCACATTCAAGGGCCATTGCTCATTTTAGCGGGAGCTGGGAGCGGTAAGACTAAGACTTTAACGAGCCGTTTAGCGTATTTGATTGGCGTTTGTGGCGTGCCTAGCGAGAACACTTTAACGCTCACTTTCACCAATAAAGCGAGTAAAGAAATGCAAGAAAGGGCTTTGAAATTGTTGAAAAACCAAGCCCTTATCCCCCCCTTGCTTTGCACTTTCCATCGTTTTGGTTTGCTGTTTTTAAGGCAACACATGAATCTTTTAAAAAGGGCGTGCGATTTTTCGGTGCTAGATAGCGATGAAGTCAAAACGCTGTGCAAGCAGCTCAAAATTTCAAACTTTAGGGCGAGCATTTCTCAAATCAAAAACGGCATGATGGATTTAAGCACGCAAGATAGCGAATGTTATAAAGCGTATGAGCTTTATCAAAACGCGCTTAAAAAAGACAATTTAGTGGATTTTGACGATCTGCTTTGTTTGAGCCTTAAGGTTTTACAAGATAATGAAAAACTCGCCAAAGAGATTAGCGAACGCTACCACTACATTATGGTAGATGAATATCAAGACACGAACGCCCTGCAATTGGAATTTTTAAAACAATTGAGTTGCGCGCATCATAATTTGTGCGTGGTGGGCGATGACGATCAGAGCATTTATGGTTTCAGGGGGGCTGATATTTCTAACATTTTAAATTTTTCCAAGCATTTTAAAGGGGCTAAAATAGTGAAATTAGAGACCAACTACCGCTCTAGCGCTGAAATCTTAGCGTGCGCTAATTCTTTGATTAGCCATAACCAACACCGCCATATTAAAACGCTTCAAAGTTTCAAAGGCTCGCATAAAAGCGTGGTTTGTAAAGAATATTTGACGCAAAAAGAAGAGAGCCTGGATGTGGCTTATCAAATCAAAGCCCTTTTAAAGAAGGGCGAAAATTTAGAAAATATCGCTATTTTGTACCGCTTAAACGGGCTTAGCCGCAGCATTGAAGAGAGCTTGAACGCTTTGAATATCCCTTATAGGCTCATTGGAGCGGTGAGTTTCTATGAAAGAGCCGAGGTTAAAGACGCTTTGGCATTCATGCATGTAGTGGCGAAAAAAGACGATCGCTTTTTTATTAAGCGCGTTTTAAACAAGCCCCCAAGAGGCCTTGGCAAGATCACTCAAGAATGGATTTTTTCTCTTTTAGATGAAGAGGGTTTGAATTTAGAAGAAGCGCTAAAACTTGGGGCGTTTAAAGACAAACTAAACCCTAAAAACGAATACGCTTTAAAGAAATTCACCGCTATGATAGGGCGTTTGAGGGAGGCTTTTGAAATTTCAGTAGAGGAGTTTTGCACTCAGTTTTTAGAAGAGACTAACCTTTTAAAAAGCTATGAAAAAGAAGACAATTACGAAGAAAGAGAGGGTTTTGTTAAAGAGCTTTTAAGTTTAGTGAAAGAGCATTTTAAAACTAACCCCACGCATTCTTTACTGGATTTTTTGAATGAAAGCGTGTTAGATGTCCATAATACAGAAAATGCGCAAAAAGTGAGCTGCATGAGCGTGCATATGAGTAAGGGATTAGAGTTTAAGCATGTGTTTGTGATCGGGTTAGAAGAAGGGTTTTTCCCGCATAGGGGGTTCAATCAAGAAAGCGATTTAGAAGAAGAAAGACGCTTGGCTTACGTAGCGATCACTAGGGCTAAAGAAGGATTGCAACTTTCTTATGTGAAAGAGCGTTCGTATTTTGGGAGGAAAACCTCTTGCTCGCCCTCTGTGTTTTTAGAAGAAGCCCAGTTGCTCCAACAAGACAGACCCCCTAAACAAAATCACCAAAAAGATACGCCCATTAAAGTGGGGGATTTGATCAAACATAAGATTTTTGGCACTGGGAGGGTTTTAGGCGTAGAAAAGGGCTTGAGCGGTTTGTGCTTGAAAATCAATTGCGGAGGGAATGTCTATGATAAAATCTCAGAAAAATTTGTAGAAAAAGTGGATAACGAGTTTTGA
- the flgA gene encoding flagellar basal body P-ring formation chaperone FlgA → MKILTLFLIGLNALFALDLNALKTGIKEAYLKEYQDLKLEIETINLEIPERFSHAFILSYELSASNKLKKDGVVFLRLENEPNLRLPVRYSVIGSMQAFKSIEAIKKDENITANNTKKERVLFGALSNPLLEGAIDKVSAKHFIPPDTLLSADKTQALIIVRKNDIITGVYEEGQISIEISLKALENGALNQVIQAKNLESNKILKAKVLSSSKAQIL, encoded by the coding sequence TTGAAAATTTTAACCCTTTTTTTGATAGGTTTAAACGCATTGTTCGCCCTAGATTTAAACGCGCTTAAAACAGGGATTAAAGAAGCTTACCTCAAAGAATACCAAGACTTAAAATTGGAAATTGAAACCATTAATTTAGAAATCCCAGAGCGTTTTTCTCACGCTTTCATTTTAAGCTATGAATTGAGTGCTTCTAATAAGCTTAAAAAAGATGGGGTCGTGTTTTTAAGGTTGGAAAATGAGCCTAATTTACGCCTACCGGTGCGTTATAGCGTGATAGGCAGCATGCAGGCTTTTAAAAGCATAGAGGCGATTAAAAAAGACGAGAACATCACCGCTAACAACACCAAAAAAGAACGCGTTTTGTTTGGTGCGCTTTCTAACCCCTTATTAGAGGGTGCGATTGATAAAGTGAGCGCGAAACATTTTATCCCCCCTGACACGCTTTTAAGCGCGGATAAAACCCAAGCTTTAATCATCGTGCGTAAAAACGACATTATCACCGGGGTGTATGAAGAGGGGCAAATCAGCATAGAAATAAGCCTAAAAGCCCTAGAAAATGGCGCGCTTAATCAAGTCATTCAAGCGAAAAATTTAGAAAGCAATAAAATACTCAAAGCAAAAGTGTTGAGCAGCTCTAAAGCGCAAATCTTATAA